From the Haliaeetus albicilla chromosome 6, bHalAlb1.1, whole genome shotgun sequence genome, the window CACCACTGTCACCACCAAATCAGCCAGAGTGCTATTGCTACCACCCCAAGATCTGCTCCTAATGACTGGTAAAACCATTCTTATGGCACAGAAAGCTCTTAAGGAGCCAAAGAGAATGGACATTAATGATGTTAACAACAACTCTAAAAGATGACTTTAAATGCATCAGGGTTATCTCTAAATCTGTCCATCAATTAACATAATTAATGCTTTTCTAGCTAATAGTCTAGGTAATGTTGGCATCAATCAGTTAGTGCCACTTCCAGGAAAAGCCATTTGTCTTCTCCTTCATCCAACATTACATTATTCCAATACAATAGTTTGTTATTATTAGCTATATTTAAATGATCTTTAATGTCCTTTTTACATAGATTACTGAAACAAATAGTTTAAACTCTTGCCCATtgtgataatattttttttttccttagaagaagtaaaaaatattttatttaaataacaacTAATGGCTGCCTTCAAAGGACACCTCATTAATGAAGTATCACTTACCAAGTTATTTATGTTGACCTTGGACCAATATGTCAACAAGTTATGGTCATTCCCTGGAAAAGTGGATTCATATGACACCAAATTACTTTTATGAACCCTTGAATTTCGTCACATCAGATCAATATCACAACATGGTTGTTATCTCTGCCAGCAATCatgttaatatttaataaaataatttgtgtgcCTGAAGATCAAAAACTGTGTTAAGTGTGCAAATAAATactaaacaaatatttttataaaacatttatgCAAAGATAAATAATTGTTACACTGTAAAATTGTCAGTTCCATTTACAGTACATCAACTAGGTTACAATGCACAAGAGactaaaggaaagaaagagggttTGTTTAACTACAAACAGTCTTAAAACTGATATACATTGTAGATATTTCCCCATAAAAACTTCAAATGCTCTTTTCATTTCATTGCTCACAACTAGCTAACTTACATCTCTtagcaaaataaacacataCCCTTTATTTAGCATGGCATATTTTGTTACTGAATTAATAATCAAACATTATATAAAAATGATCTGAACATTTGCCTCAAGGGGGAGCTTACAGTTCATTCTTGTAGATCCTTTGCATTTTCAAGCCATTCCAAGCTAATGTTCTTTGACAACATTACAATACAGCCTGActgcaaaatgttatttttgctttgttttcagtcaGTAAATCATTATACCTCCATGCTACTATCCTTCCTAGGCGTCTTTGAAATCCATAGTGTGGACTGGTTTGGACTggtttttgttcttcctttactgaaaaataaaaatataaactatTTTCAGTGCATGTATGCCTTTGCAGTCCTGATTCAGTTTTGTGATCAGACCTGGGTATTTCCTCCCCTATTTGAAGGCCACCTTTGTTACTTTCATAGCATAGGTTCCCCATCCACAGAAGAGTCATGCCCATGCTGCACCAAGCACAGCACCACAGCAGTGGGTCGAGGTAAGCAACTGTTACCGAAGTTACCAGACCACCATGCTTAGCAGCACTCCTCCCAGGAACAGAATGACTTGGCCcattggttttggggggtttggttgtgggttttttttccagttctcatTCAACCACACCTACTCATACAGTCATCTTCTCACAGATGGGTGCAGACACTGTTTGACCAGGGTGGTGGGAGGCTGGGTGTTTCCCACCTCTGGGGAGACATATGGGGGACAGGAACACACACGTCCCCCAGCACACATCCAACGTGCTCAGGGTGCAGCCCACCCACCCCGAGGAGGCAACTGCAACCCTGCCCACACGCATCCTGGAGCTGCACCCCCGTGACCATGGTATACTAACAGGTGCCAGTGTGTAGTGGTATGCTAGAAAGCCTCTTCCCTTCAGGGCTTGACCTAACTTCTGATGAAGTAATGGCACATGAATCTGACTGCTAGCAATGAATGACTGGTAGAAAGCTTCCTTTGGCCTAGTTTTCATTCAAAACTCCCAATAGTagtttttgtgtttggggttttttttaatagaaaagataAAACTGGTTCCAAAAGTACTTGCTCTGCAACACTGCAAAAATGTTCACTCTAGTCTTTGCAGGGAGCCCTGAGGTACCCTGTAAGTTGATGCCAGTCTTTCCACGTGGCTAGCGTCTCTGCTACGACTGCCACAACACGCCACTTTCCCTCACTTAGATGACAGTGCGCTGCAGTCTAGGAAAAGAAGAGGCACTTCATGAGGCACTACAGCTGCATTTCAATCAAAATGTTTTAGTCTCTGGCAAGAATATTTCACACTGATCATTTTTTCCAATTAAGAAAAACCAGAGGAGGAGAAGTAGCCCTACATAATTCTGTAACTAAGTTGGAAACCTGAGAGGCAAGATCCCAACAGTCCTATACGTTCAGTTTCACTCCTTTCCTGGTGTGTAAATGTAAGCGAGTCTGAGTtgatttaaaatgtactttgaGGGAGCTGGATGGTACGTAGTTTTTAGTCCCTCCAGACTTACCTCTGAAGTCCTACAAAGTAATGCATTATGTACCTGAGCCCATTGGAGTAATTGAAAAGACTCCCATTGGTTTCAGTGGACTTTAGATCAGGCCACAATGCTATAAACAAAGCAACTGCAATGAATCAAGTAGCTTCAGCACTTCTTTCCTTAAGAAACTGATTCACTACTTCCTTCCAGATTAATACAGCAAAATCAGGcatattttgtaaattaataATGAAATGCTTTGAATGAGTCCTTGCCACACATCAGGAACAATTTCTAAATACTTTGGATCAGAATTTTAGCTCTATAAAATAAGCTTATCTTCAGTGAACTGACGCTGATTTTCAACAGCTATACATCTGGTTCAGGAAATAGGTTTTAGtaagaaaggtaaagaagatgCAATAAATAGCTTGAGCACATCGCTGTTTTGACCATCAAATGCAATCATAGAAACTTAGAAATATACCAGGTTGGAATTTAAACTTTCTGCAAGGCATTCAGATGATAATGGAGATGGGTCTTTGAAGCAGTTTCTCCTTGCTTCCCTGGAAGAAATGAAAGGGAGAGCATCTAAGCATGAATGAGCTGATCATTTCTACTAGCTACAGGGAagatgttttgctttgccttatTACTACCCTTTAAGAGCCCAACGCCAGGCAAAATTAGTCATGACCTTTCAAGCTAGGCATGTCCTGGTTGGCCATGGATTGTGGCTTTCAGAGGAAAGGTCACCATGTTGTGGAAGCctaaaaaagaatgagaagtCAGGTTCATTTGGGAAACTGGGGATCCCTCCGTGCCCAGCAGGACATAACCCCTTTCCTAAAGCTCTACAGTGTCCAGCTGATCAGTTCAAGTGGCTGCCTCTttttttgatttgctttttgcCCAAGAACTGCGTATTTGTGATGAACCAAAATTATTCGCAAGGCATGTGGATATATAACTGAAAATAGatgaggaaattttttttaaaaacagaattctgTTTCAACagataaaaaagaattttgGTGATACCGGAATATCCTTTTTTGacttaaatgaattttaaagaaaatttgtttaattttctttaattaaaagcttTGGTGCAACCCAAAATGAACATCCTCaaaaaaacatctgttttgATTCAAATCCATTTTCTCCCTTATTTTTGTGTCATTTAATCTACCAAACTAATCCGCTAACAGAAAAAGCACAGTCTTCCAAGCTGAATTTCCAATACCTGTGTCGTGCAATTTTTAAGTCTTGGAAGTTCAGATGAATTACTTCTGGATGAACTGCTATAGCATCAAAGGCCTGATCAaagcccactgaagtcaatactACTAtttctattgatttcagtgggccATGAATCTCTCATTGTTTTCCCAGGAGTATTCAAGAGCTGAACCTTTTCTGGAGAGAGAAAGACCTGCCAGAAAAGGTATGAACACGTATGTCATGCTTACCAAGAAATCCAGGTCCAGTGTAATAAAGGTTCCAGATTTAGATTACTTATATAATTGCCATTGTTATACATATGATTCCTGTATTATTCTCTTTGCTTTGAGTTTCCAAACTTCTACAGCCCCAGCACTGAGGTTTGGATACCTTTCACAAGCATGAACTTGCCTGCCATAAGACACATTGGAAAGtgcacattttccttttctttatagGAAAGTGCATAAAATAAAGACACAATTTAGTTTATGATGCTCATAATATTGTTTCTTTATGATTACTTGTTTCAATGAGACATATTACTAAGGAGCGCTGCGAAGATCACCATACACTCACTCATACAGACATAAGCAGACTTGACATTTGGAGTGTTTTCTCACTTGAAATAAGATATTTCAACTATTAGCagaaaatgctaaataaaaaacacaaagaaaaaataaagactaaaAGTAAGgaggatgttttttttttctaatttcctaAAACAATGATATCATATTCCTTACTAGTATTCCTGCTCTTCAAGAGGGATAACAGCTTGTGAATCTGTTTATTCTGGGTTACCTTAACTTGAGAACActtcctgaaaaaaagctgcagtatGAAAAGTATCCTTGAAAGTTTCAGAAAGATTAGTTAAAAAAGTATTATATGTTGTCATATCTTGGCATATCATATTTTGAGGGAGATAAAAAGTCcaaagaattttaaagcatGGCTTAAAACATATCCTGTTTTATAGGCTGAAATGTTTCCTATTTGCATAATAATACATCTGTTTGATACTACACTATGTACACATATCTATTTACTTTATGCATCTTCTTTGGCAGATACATGATGTACAAAGGAGTTGCACTGGCATGTGGCTCAAAAcatgtttgctttttgtgttcAATTTGTCTGCTCCAGTGGTCCATCTGTTGCTCATATGGTATGCATACTGAAACTGCATTAAACAGCTGCCGGCCCCTTAGGTTTATCCTTGGAACAAATTGCACTTTTGGTCAGAAAGTGAGGTGAGTCCTTGAGTTCACCCTGTATCAGTGAGGACCCCACTATTATTTCCCTTAGCCCAGATGCTGTATAGGTGGTAATCATGATGAAAGAGGTAAAGAAAAAGTTCTGACAGTAGCTCAGCCTATCAAATGGTCAGCAAAGATATCTTCATAAACAGATGAAGTTCTAATGGCAATATATTTTGAAAGACCTGGAACTCTTTCAGCATGTTGTGGAAAAGCCTGAAGGTGAATGTTCAGCTGTAACAGCTGTAAACTACTTAGATTTTAATAGatgaaaaaaagcttatttgcATATTTGGGGACAGATGTAAGAAGTCTTTCAGTATGAATAGCTTGGCAATGGAAATATGAATTCTGCATTATAAGACCATTCTGCATTAGTAAATTTTACCTTTTATGAAGCATCTGGAAACAGCAAGTCCCAAAAGCCACCAGTATCAGCAGCAGTAGTGGTATAGTGGGTATTACGACATAAATTAGATTCGGAATTATACCTACAAGACAAAAGTTCTCATTAACAACTCCCATGTTGAAACTCTCTTAACCATGTGAGTAAGAATCTGGagtaaaatattagaaatacattaatttaCATAAAAGAACATTTATCCATTCTTTCTATAGGAAGAGCTCCAAAAAGTTAACTCAGCAATATCAAGAATAAAATAGTACTTTTCTGGTGATGTGCAAAACATATCTTAAGGGCTtaaattctgacattttttatATGCATCAACGCAAGGTTTCCAATTTTGTAACTGaaaattcaagtattttaaCAGAGTACATTTCACAGCCTATTATTTTTACAATCCATACAACCTGTCTACTCAGCTGCCCTTGCATGTTGGTTTCTCACCCATGCAGGACTACAACAGGAACAAACCCTGCTCTTGTCTCCCCATTCCTCTTAGACAAATGTACACTCTCCTTGACTAATCAGGAGAGTGCTAAAGGTGCTCCCCTGCAGGTCCCTGGACAAAAGGAGTGGGAAATAGTACAAGCTTGGACTCTATTATCTGCCTACAATAGAGGATGGGGTCTACAACTTCCAGAAGGGTCTGACTGTTTTTCAGTAACTATATGCCTATCTTTTATAACAGTATACATTTAACGTACAAATCATGGAGACTTTCTTTCCCCTTGTCCTCTTTTGAACATATTTTCACTAGCAGGAATAAATGTGAATGTTCAGGTTGGGTTTCTGTGAGTTTTAGATGGAAAGTCTTTGCATGGTTTGTATAAATAGTTTTAttgatttcaaaatacagtttatcAGTATATCCATTCCTCTGGATTTACAAACAACAGGAACATCAGTTAGGAAACTGGCTCAAATTGAGCCAATCAGCATGGAAATGGAGCACCAGCTTTCCATAACCCCACGGTGTAATCCTTAAAATCCTGAGTTGCTCCTTAGAGATGTTCAATTCCTTGAATTAAGGCCATGCTACAACTCTTCATGAACCTCAGGACTCCATTCATGACAAATTGCTTAAATGAAGTAGCTAGGAGCATTACAGCAAGCTCCTAGGCAGTAGGTACCTGTTTTCAAAACATCAAGTGTTATCTCTGCTAGaaatttcagcaaagcatttaattcTTCCTAGCATGTGGAGTTTCTTAAAACACGGGGTACTTGGggaagtgtcctggtttcagctgggatagagttaattgtcttcctagtagctggtaaggtcctatgttttgagttcagtatgagaagaatgttgataacactgatgttttcacttgttgctaagtagtgtttagtctaaagtcaaggatttttcagcttctcatgcccagccaataagaaggctggaggggcacaagaagttggcacaggacacagccagggcacctgacccaaactggccaacggggtattccataccatgggacgtcccatctagtttaggaactgggaagggggggcggggaatcaccgctcagggactagctgggtgtcgatctGCAGGTGGTGAccaattgcactgcacatcatttgtacattccaacccttttattactattattgtcattttattagtgttatcattattagtttcttcttttctgttctattaaacagttcttatcccaacccacgagctttatttcttttcccaattttctcccccatcccactgggtggagggggagtgagtgactggctgcgtggtgcttagttgttggctggggttaaaccacgacagggagCTATGGCACAGTGCTTACCGAGACTCACCAGTGCTAGAGACAACAGTGCAGATTTCAAGGAATGCTAAACTGTAGATTTGGATAATAGTTTGGGTAGAcatggaaataatttgtttctgcAGGTACAAAGTGGACTGACTAAAACTCTTGAAATGTTATTCAAAAGTATATGCTTTCAGGGTACTTCCTGGGGAAATAGACTGCTTCCTCCCATTGACAAGGTTGGAAATTGTTAAAGATTAATTTAACTGAGTACACTGTTAATATTTTTACCAGAACACTAAATTCATATGAACACATTACCTGTTTCAGTAGCAATAACATGATACTGATCTTCTGGTTTGCTTGTGTCATAAGGATTTCCTGCTGGCACTGttggaaaaatatctgaaaggGATATCAGACATTTTAGGAAAACAGTGAGTAAAAAATATGGCTGTTATGTTGTTAAATTAATAGTAATTACATCTTAATTTATATTGGAAAGATGAACATTTTCAGGATTCATTAAACTGCTGgatataaaaacaaacaggattTTATTGCAAAATTTGGATTACATCTGGAACAAGAATTATGAGCACTGCTATTCTGAACAATAGCCATATATTTGTAGCTATTGCTCTCTAAAGGATTGATTTTTCTTATGTTCCAATTCTAAACTATGCCTGTTAAACTTGAGTAATTTTGAAGGTTCTTGTAAGCTATCCTTATAATTATGTATTTACCATTGCAACTCAATTTAATGTTTCAAAATTTCTTACCGTAATCTGGCTCTGCTCTGTCTCCTAATTCTTTTTCTAAGACATTATCTGTTAAATCAATATTTGAAATTGATTgttgaagaatgaaaaatgtgtgtaataaaacagatgttttcattattttgcatGCAGTATCACAGAAACATTCTCCAAAACAATAATTGCTTAATTATTCAGCATTTAATCTTATTACCAAAGACTAGTGTCAAATCACTTCTAGTTCATACTTTTTTGCTCCTTAGAAAAAGGCTATAGTTTATTCTAGTTCCAATTCTTGGTGGCCTCTGCTACGTTACTGGCTAAATCACTGAATCCCTTAATTTCTTGTGCTGAATAAAACTCCTAACATATTCAAAGTTTCATTTGTGCAGATGATCCTAAAACAATATAAGAAGTGTTCTTGATTAATACTTAAATcttattcacatttttaaattaatgcttACAGAATATTGGCTATGAAGCACAACAAAGCAGCACAAGTTTATGACTTTAGATGTCAGCTTCATGTAGTTTGGTTTTGCATCAGGCAGCCCCAAAATACAAATCATGGGCAGTGATACATCACATAAGCAAGTGAAATCACTAAAAGAGGAATGATAGTGTCATATTGTAATGCATCAGAAACTGGAGAACCAATTCATGGCTTTGAGCTTTTGAGCTCTATTGCAGACGCTTGCAAGTTTACTTATGGCTATTGTTACAACTAAAAGTTTACAAAGATTACAGAATTAATTACCTCATATTGGGCATAGGAGTGGAATCTGCATGACTGGTTGAATACCATTCCTTTATCATAAGATTATATTAACATAATAGTGCTATGAGCCTGCAGTTCTGAGTGTCCTGATACGCACAAAATGCTGGGAGAAATCAAAGAAGCAATAAAGCCTACTAGAACAAAGGCAATTATTTCATCTACTCTGGTAAAAACTGGCTACGTTGGGCCATATACAAAGATATCAAAATACCACAAGAACTGAGTTGCTGGCTCTAGACAGCAGAAGAGGAGATGAGTTTTTCATTTGATTGCATAATCAAGCCTACAGGAGCTGGACAAGAACTAAATGTGGTTGCAATTACCAACCTATAATTAAATTTAAGATCGCTGAATGATCAATATGATCTAAAGCCAGACTGAACACTGCAACAGTAAATACTGTCAAGGGAGGTACTATAAAAAGGGCTTAGAAAAATGGAAGTGACTACCAGAAACGTAGCTGCTGCTTGAGTAAGACTGCTTAATAAGTTCACTGCCCTGAACTTGCCGCTGATACAGTTAGATACAACTTCATCATGGTCACCTACAAACCTACGTGTTTTGGTCTGTGACTCGTATCATACACCATATACTCAAAACAGACAGGAAAGTTGTGAAAAACAATATACTCAGATAAAGTAAGATTCAATATGCGTGTGGCACTTTAATACTCCTGGTAAAATGGATGCATTTTGTATTGCAAATGGCTGACGTTGAAGCTATTACAGtaatttggggtgggggaggaaggacattTGTAAGTCTCACTAGACTTTATATagcaaatataattttcttacaAACACTGTGGTACTTTCTTCAGGCAGTGAAAGAAATGTCATATAcctatttatatacatttatgtATCTACTCCTCTTCTCCATGTGatagaaaaacatatttctgaagAATAGTCTGTTTTGCTAAAGAGCACAATTCCAACAGCttgcaaaataaatagataCAATTCAGTAGTACTGTATTTAGCTTCATGACAACATCAGTCCTAATAATAATCTACTTATATATTGTTTGCCTTATTATATGCTTCATTATACACCAGTAATCTATTTCTACATAGTGAAAGAaatatgaattaattttcattgttaCTGTTATCACTTTGTTTTCTGCCAATCCAAAATACCCGGCATTTTTTCAGATGGTGAAAGCAATAGGGAAAAATCAACTCTCTATCACATCTCAACTAGAATGGTAAGTAGTTTACTATTACAGAATAATTATTTCACTtaaatttgtttggttttaaagttATGAAATATACTTGAAACTGAGCCCTTTTAATCAAACCtgtattttctgacaaaaaaatgttgttattttacaacttaaaacatttttattgtgctCTCATTTCAAAATAACTGTGATCAGTtgtaaaagtaataaaattgtGTACATTCCTTGAACTGCCTATGTGACCAAGATGAAAACTGAGCACCATAAGATAGTGATAGTCACTAATAATTTTAGAAGCAGGAACAGATTtggaggccgggggggggggtaaaatGTGTGGGTATATCAAGCCTTCCAAGTAAATAATACTTGCTTGCAATATTAATTGCCATTAATATCCTCATTAAGATATTAGACAGTGAGAAAGCTATATATCCACCAAAACCAGAGGAAGAAGATAGCCTGAATCTCTACAGACAGATGGATCTCTACAAAGACTGTGATTATTGCTAGATCATGAGCATAAAGCAGGTAGGAAACTGCAGAATTAGGTAAATCAAATAGCTGCTAAGAGTAGAATTTGATATGCATTCTGACTTTCAGCTTAGTTTTTGAAAAGCAGACACACcataaattatttgaaaatacttgCATAATCCTgttgaaaaacatgttttcttttactgtaaGTACCACCAAAAGTAGAAACTGCTACAGGCTCAACTTGAAAGTTTACTTTTCacctcctttttctgtttgcacaAAGTTCTAGTTTATAGTTCATGTTTCCTCTACTGACATATACAGAACCTATGTCATGTCTGGAAGTACAGCCAAATTGTCTAAGATCTGGCTTTTTCTGTCACCATCTGAACTAGTGTGCATCTGCTTTTTATATCTATAAATCTACAGGCATGAATGCagaattttcttcctgctgttctAGACCTCATTCTTTAAGCCAAAATTTTTGAAACAGCCATCACACTTAAGTTGGTATAAAATGGCAGAGGTCTGCAACTACAAGgacagtgtaattttttttttttttttttttacagtaggACCAAGAGATATCTTGGTCATTCTACTTGATAGCGAGCAAGGAAAGTAGCAAATGGCCACTTAAAACACTTTGcggaaaataaaataactagTGAATGAGTTAAATCAAAGTAAAGCTGGGAATGCATGATAGTGAAGCTAACCTTGAAAACATTCTTACTGAATACAGATAGGTTTAAATTATCACTAGATTTGCTATATTATATCCCCTGTTAATGTCAGCTCAGGCACTCACACATCAAAGGAGTCAGTACAGCAGGCCACAAGACATTTGCAGATTCCCTCACAAAACAAGaagcaattatttttgtaagcaaGTGTCTCACCTGTGAAATATAAATTTAGTTTCACCTACCTGGGCCATACTTGCAGATAAAATTGTGCTTCATGTTGCACCTATCATCATTCCATTGATAAAGGTATGGCCCTCCCAGGCCAGGGTTTGCAGTTGGCTGATGATACATCACAACACAGGCTTCACTTCCACAGGAAGGCTCATCTGTATACCAATTTCTAGTAGTACACATAAAGACAAACTTTCAAATTTTGAAGGTAAGGTTCATCAGGATGCCAAGACAAGGAGTTTACATCAATGAAGACATGTCAACCCCAGTGGCCCCATCCTCTTCAAAGCTATGCTGCATTTCCCACAACTCCTCTGTGAAAGGACTTTAGGGCCTGGGCTCCATATCTCTGCAtcttaaaaaagattttgacCAATCAAAGCACCTCTGCAGAAATAACACCCTACTGCTCTGCtacctgtttgttttccttcctatCTGACTCTTACCTGCCCCTTTGTCCTGCTGCTACTCTGGTCTTTGGCTTAATCAGGAAATTAAAGGCTTTTCAAAAGACAGGGtagaaacagaataatttacACTAAGTAACATGCATTAATTTACTTAGTGGCTGGCTCCCTGATTTGAGGCAGCCAGAGTCTTGCAGAACTTGTCTGCCTGCTTTCAGACCATATCTTAAAGACTGTGTGTGTGGCCGGAAAAACTCCAAAAGCCATACAGAGGCAAACTCCTGAgatgggaggaaagaaaactgtagGCTGAAGCCACGCTTATGTCATGCTTTTACCGCTACAAATTCAAACCCCTGGCTGCCACCTCCCATTTAGCTGGAGATGTTAAGGAGGGAAGCTACTAACCTCATGAGGCAGCAAGTCTTCAGGCTTCTTTCTAGAAGACCTAACTTGCCAGGCatttcattctccatttctttccatGAAACCTTCTCAATAAGCAGTTTTACAGACTTACCTGAATGGTGAAATACTTCCATCAGCCCACTGGTAGAGGTCAGGGCAAGCACTTGAGGTGGCTAGTCCGTCACCACTTCTCCACAACCCAATCCAGAAATCACCATCAGAAATCCCAGAGCCTGATTTAGTGAGGTTTTGTAACATGTTTTCTATTAGCTGCTGCTCAGCTTCACTTTCCATGCTCAGTAAAGCCCCACCATCAATTTCACAAGCTTGACGGGCCTCCTGAAAGCCCACACGTCTAGACAAGTCCTGGAAATAAGCTAACTTGTAACAAGAACGCTTGAAGTCACCATAGCACACCTTTTGacctgaaaaatataaatatgagAGTGTTTAGAACAAAGTAACAAATAtcacaactaaaaaaaaaaagcacagaatgcATACAGTGATGAAGAAAGacagtaggtttttttcttgtgccCTCATCTGAAAGGACTCATGGCAATACATTGACACTGCTGAAAATCTTAGCTTTAATTTGGATTGAAAACATCATACAGTTCATGGGAATCTATGGCTTTCTTCCCAAGGCCTGTGAAAGTCTCCAAGACACTGATGATTCCCACTAACTTCTAGAAAAATATTCTCTACTTTAATGACTGTACCATCAGGCCTCTCTGTTAAAGCCAGGATGTTTGGAGGGTATTTTCTGAACTATTTCATACTAATGGACCAACTCCACTTTTATTTTGTAATCAAAGCTATTTGAtcagaaacaaatgttttaaattctCAATTTTAGTGGCAAGAAGCAGTTAGCAGTTTCTTGATTCTGCTATCTAGACTTGAGAGGCTGTATTCACAAGGACCTCATAGCTACTCTTTGGTATAATGTGTCTAAGTACCACCTGTAAGTGTATGTGGAAGGAGAGTGTCTGCCCCTTTAAGGGTATCTGGTTGACGACTTTTTCAGTGCAAAAAGGAATaataagaaaaggaatgaaacaGACACAAACACGGCAGGAAAACATAATGGAGAAAAACACGAAAAAAACACCTCATTAGGCACACTAATTGGTGGGCTATCTAGATAATGCAGGCAAATAGGATTTTGCAACTTGATGAGCATCTTGGGGGAGTTGGTGGTCCTATGCAATCTGATGAGGGACCATGCAGGGTTAAGGAATGGGGAGGAGCAAAGGGGGAACAGACAAAAAGGGGCCAGTCACCTGTAAAACAGGTGTGTGTGCCTCTGCATGTGTGCCTTCCCTAGTGACCTTCTATCTCtgccagctgaggaggagggggggactTGGCTGCCTATGTTTATGTAGGTCCTGCACTCTGGTGCTGTTGAAGACAGCACCTTGCCTGCGGCAATCTGTGTGACAGCCATGTCAGTGTCCTGTCTGTGGGGCACTGAGATATCTGCTCAACTTTGCTACTGGTTGAACCAGCaaaggggaaagcagc encodes:
- the CHODL gene encoding chondrolectin isoform X1; translated protein: MGSGGGLGLAAVLAAAVLCGPGGLAGRVLSGQKVCYGDFKRSCYKLAYFQDLSRRVGFQEARQACEIDGGALLSMESEAEQQLIENMLQNLTKSGSGISDGDFWIGLWRSGDGLATSSACPDLYQWADGSISPFRNWYTDEPSCGSEACVVMYHQPTANPGLGGPYLYQWNDDRCNMKHNFICKYGPDNVLEKELGDRAEPDYDIFPTVPAGNPYDTSKPEDQYHVIATETGIIPNLIYVVIPTIPLLLLILVAFGTCCFQMLHKSKGRTKTSPNQSTLWISKTPRKDSSMEV
- the CHODL gene encoding chondrolectin isoform X4, with amino-acid sequence MGSGGGLGLAAVLAAAVLCGPGGLAGRVLSGQKVCYGDFKRSCYKLAYFQDLSRRVGFQEARQACEIDGGALLSMESEAEQQLIENMLQNLTKSGSGISDGDFWIGLWRSGDGLATSSACPDLYQWADGSISPFRNWYTDEPSCGSEACVVMYHQPTANPGLGGPYLYQWNDDRCNMKHNFICKYGPDIFPTVPAGNPYDTSKPEDQYHVIATETGIIPNLIYVVIPTIPLLLLILVAFGTCCFQMLHKSKGRTKTSPNQSTLWISKTPRKDSSMEV
- the CHODL gene encoding chondrolectin isoform X2, yielding MGSGGGLGLAAVLAAAVLCGPGGLAGRVLSGQKVCYGDFKRSCYKLAYFQDLSRRVGFQEARQACEIDGGALLSMESEAEQQLIENMLQNLTKSGSGISDGDFWIGLWRSGDGLATSSACPDLYQWADGSISPFRNWYTDEPSCGSEACVVMYHQPTANPGLGGPYLYQWNDDRCNMKHNFICKYGPDNVLEKELGDRAEPDYDIFPTVPAGNPYDTSKPEDQYHVIATETGIIPNLIYVVIPTIPLLLLILVAFGTCCFQMLHKREARRNCFKDPSPLSSECLAESLNSNL
- the CHODL gene encoding chondrolectin isoform X3, translated to MGSGGGLGLAAVLAAAVLCGPGGLAGRVLSGQKVCYGDFKRSCYKLAYFQDLSRRVGFQEARQACEIDGGALLSMESEAEQQLIENMLQNLTKSGSGISDGDFWIGLWRSGDGLATSSACPDLYQWADGSISPFRNWYTDEPSCGSEACVVMYHQPTANPGLGGPYLYQWNDDRCNMKHNFICKYGPDNVLEKELGDRAEPDYDIFPTVPAGNPYDTSKPEDQYHVIATETGIIPNLIYVVIPTIPLLLLILVAFGTCCFQMLHKRLPQHGDLSSESHNPWPTRTCLA